A single Xenopus laevis strain J_2021 chromosome 3S, Xenopus_laevis_v10.1, whole genome shotgun sequence DNA region contains:
- the LOC108712404 gene encoding POU domain, class 4, transcription factor 3 produces the protein MMTMNSKQPFSIHPILQEPKYPSLHSNSEAMRRVCLQAPQLQGNIFGGFDENLLARAEALAAVDIVSHGKNHPFKPDVTYHNMSSLPCTSTSSAVSMSHPSTLTSHHSMHQCLEGDLLDHISPTLTVSGMGASDHTLMSTQLHPHHLGAMGHLHQAMGHPHSVSAHNGMSCINDVESDPRELESFAERFKQRRIKLGVTQADVGSALANLKIPGVGSLSQSTICRFESLTLSHNNMIALKPVLQAWLDEAEAAYREKNAKPELYNSSERKRKRTSIAAPEKRSLEAYFSIQPRPSSEKIAAIAEKLDLKKNVVRVWFCNQRQKQKRMKYSAVH, from the exons ATGATGACCATGAACAGTAAGCAGCCTTTCAGCATTCACCCAATCCTCCAGGAGCCCAAGTACCCCAGCCTGCATTCCAACTCCGAGGCCATGAGAAGAGTTTGCCTCCAAGCCCCTCAG CTCCAGGGCAATATATTTGGAGGCTTTGATGAGAATCTGTTGGCCCGTGCTGAAGCTCTGGCGGCGGTGGATATCGTCTCACACGGTAAAAACCATCCTTTCAAGCCAGACGTAACCTACCATAACATGAGCAGCCTCCCCTGCACTTCTACCTCCTCTGCGGTGTCCATGTCCCATCCCTCAACCCTCACAAGTCACCACTCAATGCACCAATGCCTGGAAGGAGATCTGCTGGATCATATCTCACCTACCTTGACTGTAAGTGGCATGGGGGCATCTGATCACACGTTGATGTCCACCCAACTTCATCCTCATCACCTGGGAGCCATGGGCCACCTACACCAAGCCATGGGCCACCCTCACTCTGTCTCTGCTCACAATGGCATGTCTTGCATCAACGATGTGGAGTCGGATCCAAGGGAGTTGGAATCGTTTGCCGAGCGCTTCAAACAGAGAAGAATAAAACTTGGAGTTACCCAAGCAGATGTTGGTTCGGCTTTGGCCAACCTCAAGATCCCAGGTGTTGGTTCTTTGAGCCAGAGCACCATCTGCAGGTTTGAATCATTGACCTTGTCTCACAATAACATGATAGCCCTCAAACCAGTCCTTCAGGCTTGGCTGGATGAAGCTGAAGCTGCTTACAGGGAAAAAAACGCCAAACCCGAGCTCTACAACAGCAGCGAGAGGAAACGAAAACGCACGTCGATCGCCGCGCCGGAGAAACGCTCCTTGGAAGCTTACTTCTCCATACAGCCCAGACCTTCGTCCGAGAAAATCGCTGCTATTGCAGAGAAACTGGACCTCAAAAAGAACGTAGTACGAGTCTGGTTTTGCAATCAGAGACAAAAACAGAAAAGGATGAAATATTCCGCCGTCCATTAa